In one Tachysurus fulvidraco isolate hzauxx_2018 chromosome 16, HZAU_PFXX_2.0, whole genome shotgun sequence genomic region, the following are encoded:
- the LOC113644784 gene encoding galectin-3, with protein sequence MNCPSSGSQGNGIWPCQSTQQPGVPVWPGQPYQPCWPYQPNQANWPGMQPTVPNWPAYQPTPPTQAVWPSPPQTGPSQPLLPSQPSQPISPSQPMPPSQPISPSQPMPPSQPNQPTPPSQPILPSQPSQAMPPSWPSQLPNPIPPSWNGNPGQPGWPNQGPTGVQQHSWPPAPPTGPVSVPFNMNFPRGIYDKLMLTIRGQVKPDAKMFTVNFVRGNDIALHINPRFNEGGKQVLVRNHKLGDQWGQEERTLQAPFPFAAGQYFDMKILCTVNEFKVAVNNTPVFDFKHRIREVNQIDRINILHDLNLTSVNVDTLP encoded by the exons ATGAACTGCCCATCATCTGGATCCCAGGGCAATGGTATATGGCCTTGCCAGAGCACTCAGCAACCTGGGGTACCAGTGTGGCCAGGTCAACCATACCAGCCTTGCTGGCCCTATCAGCCCAACCAAGCTAACTGGCCTGGGATGCAGCCCACTGTACCAAACTGGCCAGCTTACCAGCCAACACCACCCACCCAGGCAGTTTGGCCAAGTCCTCCACAAACTGGACCTAGCCAACCACTGCTACCAAGTCAACCAAGCCAACCCATCTCACCAAGCCAACCAATGCCACCAAGTCAACCGATCTCTCCAAGCCAACCAATGCCACCAAGTCAACCAAACCAGCCAACACCACCTAGCCAACCAATCCTACCAAGTCAGCCAAGCCAGGCAATGCCACCAAGCTGGCCTTCACAACTCCCCAACCCCATTCCACCATCATGGAATGGAAACCCTGGTCAGCCAGGATGGCCTAATCAAGGCCCCACTGGAGTTCAACAGCATTCATGGCCACCTGCCCCACCCACGGGGCCTGTG TCTGTGCCTTTCAACATGAATTTTCCCCGAGGCATCTATGATAAGCTGATGCTTACAATCAGAGGACAAGTGAAGCCTGATGCAAAAAT GTTTACTGTTAATTTCGTGCGTGGTAATGACATCGCCTTGCATATCAACCCACGCTTCAATGAGGGTGGGAAGCAGGTCCTTGTTCGCAACCACAAGCTGGGGGATCAGTGGGGACAAGAGGAGAGAACTCTCCAAGCACCATTTCCCTTTGCAGCAGGACAATACTTTGAT ATGAAGATCCTCTGTACAGTCAATGAATTCAAAGTGGCAGTCAATAACACACCTGTATTTGACTTCAAGCACCGCATCAGAGAGGTGAACCAGATCGATCGTATCAACATCCTGCATGATTTAAATCTTACATCTGTCAATGTGGACACTCTTCCCTGA